The Dermacentor andersoni chromosome 1, qqDerAnde1_hic_scaffold, whole genome shotgun sequence genomic interval CAGGATGTTTTGATATGCCCACTCAGTGAGAATCGTTGCCTGCAGAGGCTGCTGAGGCTCCAGTGGCCCGAGATGCATTTTGTTGTTTGCctattgtgtagtgtttcaagACGGCAGCGGAAAGCCAAAACGAAATAGATTTGGTAGGTGACACTGAAGCAAAACACCGCGCTCACATCGTGCTGCCTGCAGCAGAGAACGGAGGTGCATTTGGGTGCTTTcagggccgatttttttttttttttttttttttttttctcgccataTGCTATCGCCCagggttgtttttttttattgcagatttaggTTCTTCAGAGGGAccgatttcgaaaaaaaattccATAATTTTTCTAGAGTGACCGTGAAgtgagaaaaaattttttttcgttggtatatatgtactgttcaTTAATgaataacaattaaaaaaaaggaaataagcttattagaattaaaaatttgatgcatttttataaGCATAGTTCAAGGCTTCGAACATGCACACAAGAATATTTCagaagtctcaaatgttcctgttCTTACAATAATatttacatccatagcgtaatcgaactgcgtaggtgagcacactcaagaaaactgtgtggttgtgtgcccgtcaaaaaagcaaaacgtgtgacaaacttaagctaatcttcatcttatcgccaaccagggACAATTAATTTTCATGagtctcaaaaagaaaaaagaaagaaagaagggaaacgaatgcacggcagcatccttcGTATGCACACCCCGGGAGCAATAAATGAGCAAGTAAGAGGCGGTCgtcctttgagcaattagtaacaagatagccatcagttttgcaagcgcaagaagccaaaaCTGCCCGTGAAACAAAACCCAAACTAAGCACCGCCCGCCGGCGCGCGtgtgccaatgcgcgagcggtagtatatggATGCGCCGGCGCGAACTAGCTCtgaaacaaaccatgcaacaaaaaccgagagagggagatGAATTAAAAAATTttctgtattcccacatagtggcagcacatgcaaggaaagaaaaagttacgaaattcacgtgctttttaaacgtacagacgctgccgtaaatatacggcatcgacccaTCGTGTAGGCTCATTGATGCACGTGAGCCTACACCAATGGGCgtgcactctagactgacataaCAAGCCGGACGGCTGGCGACCCCAGGTGACCCAACCGATGGAGAAGATGGCAGCACGCGCTTCGAACTGGGTCGAATCACGTCAGTCATGTACGTCTGCCCCTtgtcagagtgaattcccaaactgtttgtggtgGTCTTTCATGTCGGAAATATTATTGCGAGCTTACGTTGCACCATTTGTGCCACATGTtcttattctgagccgtgatctgGCTATgaaagattgcagcgagcatTGCTGACGCTACGCTACGCGAATTGGCGTAActgcaggcttgcaaaaaaaaaaaaaaagtgaaaaggaacgaAAGTAAAAACCTATCACATTTTTAAAAATAAGTTTGTGCGAACACGAaaccaaaaaatatatatatatatatataaatcttatgctatttaaaaccaagagtatttatttaaaacgatcaATTAAGCATTTTAGTATCTTTCCTGCCTTGATCGTAATGGTtttgataaatgcattgtttatTTAAGCACTTATTAAAtggcaactgattcattttaaactCAGAAAATGAGTGGTAAATGCGCTGTGTGCATGTAAACCagtgcaaaagccatgcagagctgctctttcttccTTTGTCCCTTGCAGTGAAGCTAAAAAGCAGATGAGACGCAGCATTGTAGAAGGCAtggggttatttttctctcgtgATCCGGCATGTCAACCGTTAAAAAAGAAGCGTAACGTATTGGGCCATTCTGTAATGCGAGAGGAATACTTGGCTAATTGTATATCATCAGAAAGCCATGGCAGAAAAATGGCACACAAATTACGTCGTCTTCATCTAAGAAAATTGGCCACGGATAGGATTTGATCCTCCTTCCCACCGCTCAGTAGCCGAGTGTACTAACCACCGCGCCACCGTTGCCACAGGTGACAGTGATTAATATCTTCCAGCCTGCACACGTGGTTGGGCTCTGCCTGGCGGGcgattcactagatggcagagCAAGCGGCTGTGGAGTGATCATGGCAAGCTGCAGCCGCTCACTCTGCCTTTCGCATTGTCAGAATTTCCATGTTGTCGGGAGCCCGCGGATGCCATCGCCAGAATCATGGACAACAAACTCGATGAAGTGTAGTGTCAACACCATGGTGCCACTCGGAAAAGTATTGTCATCGCTCAGCGAAGTGGTACGATCATGCTGAAAAGTGCTGCCATCGAGAAAGAACACTCAACGCAACGTGTGTGAAACGCTACTTTAATGAGAACTCTGCAAATGAAACTCTGCTTAGAGATCACAATATGTCCAGCTTGTTGTCTTGCATTGTGATCTCATAAGCAACATAACTCAGTAGCACATTTATtgacaagtaatgctctcgcatttacacatAAGAATTGCTTTGGAACCCCCCTCGTAGTTTTTTTGTTCTTGATCACAAACGTTTGTGCCGGAAAATTATAGGAAATAggatcgtatcaacgaggttcaaCTGTTTTTATAGGCTGTTGTAACACAACTTGTGTTCCAGAGTGCTTAACTGGAAGTCTTTTGGGACCTGTGTGTGTATACAGTCGACTCCCATTAATACGAAGTTCACGGGGACCGCAAAAATCTTCGAATTAAACGAACTTTCAATTAAGCACAAAACACAAAAACAGCACTTTATTTGTGGCGAAATCGAGTATTTTCTCTAAGAAAAATAGTCTGTCATCTTGCTCTGCTTCTGCTTGCCGAATCGCGCTGCTGAAAGCAAGTTCTGCAGGCTGTAGATGTGGCGGAACGCTTCTTCCGCGTTACCTTCAGCGGCAAAGAAGTGCTCCGCGGGAGCAAGGCCCGCAGCTACGACGACAGCCTTAGGTTGCGGCTCGCCTTCAACGTCATCGTCGCTTTCCTGGGTCGCTCCCTGGGGCCGAATAATCTCTACAATTTCGCTATCCGTCAGTGCACCGCACGTTTCGACCGCCTTGTCTATGGCGACGTAATCTTCAAAATTGACGTCCCCGAGAGCATAACCAAAATTAGTGCCGTCAAGCTCGCTTGTTGACGCTTCCTCCGCTGAAATTTCAGAGGCATCCTCCGAAGAAGCTGCCATAAAACCGCAAGCCCTGAAGCAGTTTGCGATTGTTTCTTGCTTCACACGATCCCATGCTCGCGCTAACATGTGGATGGCACTGAGCAGGCTCACCTCGTATTTTGCGGAGTTATCCATACACAAAATCATGCGCTCGAGGAGGTGCCGCCTGTACAGGACCTTAACATTCTTGATgatgccttggtccattggctgcaaaACAGCCGTTGTGTTTGCAGGCAAAAATGCGAGGCGTATTGCACTCAAGGCTGGCACATTCACGTGAGCACTGCAGTCATCGACAAGGAACAACACCTTGCAGTTCGAAGAAGCAAACTTGCGGTCCAATTTGCTTATCCAGCTCTTGAAGATTTCggccgtcatccacgcctttttgttggCCTCATAGTCCACAGGCAGCGTCTTCGCGCCTTTAAAACATCTCGGCTTCGTGGCTTTCCCGATCACAAGTAAGCGATATCGTTCCGTGCCAGTCATGTTTGCCGCGATCAGCACCGACACTCTCTCCTTGCTGCGTTTGCCCCCAGCACAGTCGTCGTCCTTGAATGTCAGGGTCTTCTCTGGTAGAAGCCGATAGAAGAGTGCAGTCTCATCTGCATTGAAGATGTCTTCCGGTCTGTATTTGGCGAGATATTCACGCAGCTTTCCGTCCTTCCACGTGGCGCATGTTTCCTGGTTAACGGACGCCTTTTCACCACACACGCTCTTAAAGATCAGGTCATGGCGATCTTTAAAGCGCATCAGCCATCCATCTGACGAAACGAAGTCATCGATCCCCAACATTGCTGCAAGCGTTCGGGCTTTCATCGCAACGATGTCTCCACTGAGAGGAAGTTTGTTGCTCCTGGCCTCCctaatccaaaacagcagagccTTCTCCAACTCTGGGTAAGCGCCAGTGCGCATTCGCTTCCAAGAAGTCTTGAACCTGTCATTCTCAAATGCATCCATTATTGTGCGCTTGTTCTTGATGTAGTTTGAGAGCGTGTTCGGCTTGATCCCGTACTTCCGCGCTATGTCTTGTTTGGCGGCACCTCCCTTCTCAACTTCCTTCAAAACCTCGACTTTCGTTGCCAGGTCGAGCGTGTGATAAGAGCCACGGTTTGCCATGGCAATAAACTGTGCGACTGGGTACAGTCAATTCCGAAGCGTAGGATCACCCGTGGAACAACCTTGCCAATGAGCGCTGCGTGCACCTATGGCACCCGCGTGGCCTCCGGCAGGAGCCCCTTCGCCTCCCGCCGGAGTTGATCGTGGAGGCCACGGCAGCTGTAGCAATGAATAATCTTGCCGCTCCAAGAAGGATGGAGTTGCGGGCGGCTGCAGTGGCGATGACACCAACGCGGAGCACGGAGCTGTTGCAGCACTTGAAAAATTGCACATTCTACCAAAGAATGACGGTCACCTCGAGGATCCCGGCTGAAAATTAACTTCCAATTAAACAATATTACTGGATGAGGACTTCGAATAATCGAGCGATTTCTTCCATAGGATTACATGCAAAACTGACGGGACCAGCACTTCACTTCTAATTAACCGAAAATTCCAATTAAGCGGCTTCGAATTATCGGGAGTCGACTGTATATAGAAAGGGTCTATAGGTCTTCTCTGCGGCTGGTGCTGCTCACCAACAGGCAGGAAGCATCAGGTGACAAGCTTCCCGCCAACAggtgcaggaagcttctcagctTGTGCATTGGTGTTGTCATGAAATTTGTTTTCCGGTGCCCCATGGCATGTCTTGTCATATTTTCTGCCTACGCTGCTTTTTTGTAGATTGCACACCGCTGAAAATGTGTGCACGCCACGCACACCATGCCTGAGGCATTGTGTGCGTTACGTATATGCTTGGGCAGTCAGCTTTCATTGATCATGTGCTGCCTGAAAAGAGCGTAGCCATTATCTGCTCCTACATTGCATTCATACTTTCCATGAAACCTCTTTTATATTGTGCAACGTAATGCAAGGCACGATCTCCAAGGGAGCATCCATGAATGGCTCCACCTGTGAATAGCACAAACTGAAATTAGTAAATTAGAAAGAGTCCAGAGGCTAGAGGCCAGGTTCATTTTTTGTGCTACGACAGAAAACAATCCGTGACTGTGCTCCCTTACAGGGCCGGTCTAAAACCCTTGTTTCAACAAAGAAAAATAGTGCAGCTGAAATTCCTAAATGAGCTTTATAATAAAACCTTGAAAATACATCCACACGTATGTCTACAACGTCCAGTACAAGTATCAGCTCGTACAAATCACCCTCGTGCCATTCAGCCTTACACGCCAAGGGTTGACACATTCGAACCATTGTTGAACAAAACAGACTCAACGCCTATGTGTTCACAGGATGCCACTCGGCCGAAATGTTTCAGCAGAGGCGGTAAATGCTTTTTGTGTAAGTGTGTTTGAAATGTTCTTCTCCCACTCTGTAACAGCCTGTAAGGGCTTAatagtattggaaataaataaataaataaaattcataACAGTGGTTCGCTAATTCCATGAATATAGGGGGTTGCTGCATGTTTTCGTTTCGAGGATCCTGGGGTGTCTTCTGCTTTCTCCCTTGGATGCCGTATCATGGCTTGCCATATCATCTTCTCAATAAAATGTCTCAGCCATTTTGTTTCAAGTCATCCTGGACTGTCTCCAGCTCAAACACCCCTGCGGTTAGGGGTGCGGTCTGCTTCAATGCAGGTTGAGTAGCAGTTGAGTGGTGTTGTAGCATTGTCTAATAGCTTCACGAGTATCAGTCACTTGAATTTGGCAGTGAAGGCATTTTGCTGTGGACACAGTTCAATGTGCCATGTATAAGTGTACTATTTGCTTCTGTTGCCCAGAATAAATCATAAACATAAGCATTGTCTGCGGCAACACCAAAATATAGAACTTGCAGAAGTGGAATGCTAATGCCATCTGTCATTGTTAGGTAGAAATGTGTGCATGCTTGTCTCTTCCTATTAAAACGAatgcagtgacagtgacaagaactttattagagtgtcctgaggaacttgattggggggaaccagaggctccccgatcaagttggtggctccgcccatgACGGGACAGGAAGATGGTGACTCTCctcgacgtcgcgggccctctggacggcctgtagttggtttgggaaatccgagctcttcagcaaagcgtcccacttggacttgttatgaaagtcggagcccgcgttgtacaggcacagccagagcatgtggtcgaaggagcagcacgcgtgaccgcatttggagcacgattgcagaaagttcgggtctatccaactaagcgctctcggcgtgaggtacgatctcgtctgtaaaagcctgaaagtagcAGCGAATGGAAAGCAGCAGCATTTTCCATCATTTGTTTTCCGAAGTACAGTGCtcggcgattgaaacgcgatattcGGACAACATGGCAGCCAATACTTTCTTGCACCATCGGTGGGCACTGGTGACACAGAAACGATGCATTTTTGTGTCACATGAAAGTGAGAATCCTATTGATGCATCGTAACTACATTCGGCCTCCTCAGTGATAACCGGTGGCACAAAAGTGCCGGCAGCCGTGTCATCTGAGTATCGCATTTctatcgctgagcactgtacatcatAATTGACAAATAATGTGCGTGTTGCACGTTTGCCCTTGTTCTGACATGTGTTATGTATGCATCTTGTGTTGCTCTGCTTACGGAGGGTGTCTGTGTGCAGCTGGTGAAGCAGCAGGAGGCATTTGAGCAcgagctgcagcagcagctgcggcGCCAAGTGGCCGCACACACAGAACACCTCAAGGAGGCCCTGGAAGAGCAGAAACACGAGCTGAGCCGCACCTTTGGCCTGGAGCTGGAGAAGAAAATCATTGAGGAACGTGCACAGCACAACGCGGCCCTGTCTTCCTCAGTTGCTAAGCTCCAGGGCTTGGAGGATTACCTCAGAGGTAGGTGCATTTCCAGTTTGCTACTGCGTAGTTCTGGGCCAAGCAAGTGAGCATCACAACGGCAGTCCAAGCGCACACTTCTGCCCAGTGCTAGTTGCATTATGAGTACCGTAAATACtggtgtaagggccgcacttttttaTAGAATTTTTATAGAATCTTGGCTGGATGTGGCCCTTATACGAATCAGGCTGATGACAGCCCGCTAAAGGATCGTACTGTTTCCACAACTGTAGCAGAGGGTAAGAGAAGCACAAATGACATGTTATAAACGTTTTTATTAGTTTATTTTACTGACCCAAACAGGGCTCTCTTCTCTAGAGGTGAAATGCCATTGATCTGACTGGAAACACTGCCAACACAGTCGAGACAGCAAGccacacaaagaaataaagaTGCAACAGCGGTGTCGACGGAAAAGCAGCTAGCGTCATCTAGTGGCACTGGAACTAACTTCGCTTTCTGACCgaatgttttgaattttttcccAAAAATTTTGCCCTCCAAAGTGGGCGTGCAGCCTTTACACAAGAGCGCCCCTTAGTAGAGTACCGTATAATGCGGAATATAGTTCGAGGCAGAATATACGTCGACCCCcttacattgaagcaaagaagtcaacataaagattataaggcacaaaacttcattttatttagtggtgccgccagactcgtcacctgctcattcatatgagctgtctgaactctcgCCCGGAGACGACTGCTTTTCACTGGCTGcgtcccacaacatgtcatcctcgatgccgtccaaggagttgctaatgcaacacttcttgaatgcccgcaccgccatatcgtcgggcagcgagtgccaagcctgcgacacccatgtggccacagtggcgagaggTGGCCTGTGCAGCTGGGTTGTCAGGTTGTCAccggccatccactgattatactgttcacggacacggtctttaaagggcttgttgagcacgacgtccagtggctgaagtgttgacgtCATGCCTTCCGGAATGACAGCGAGCTCCGCCCTCCCGTCGCGGAGTGCCTGCTTCGCACCTGCGGCCAAGTGCCTGCGAAAGGCATCCAAGACAAGCATGCTCGGACACCGCAGGAGTGTGCCGGGTCGCCGGTTCCAGACGGTCTTGATCCAATTGAGCATGAGGGCCTCGTCCACACAGCCCTTTTCATTCACGTGAACGACAACATCCCGcgggaaagcctctttcggcagcgtcttcctcttgaagattatgtatgggggcagctttcTGCCATCTGCGGTACACGCGAGCATCACCGTGAAGCATAAGTGCTTGTTTCCCGTAGAAAGAAGCTTGACTTCTTTTGCGCCACATTTGCACACTCTGGTTGGCGACGGCATGTCGAACCACACCGGTGTTTCATCAGTGTTGCCGATCTGTCCCaacatgtagccatgctgctgccggaAACGGATAACACAGCGCTGGAATTCGACCagcttgtcctcgtatgcctctgacagcttctggcagattgatgtgcgccgtCGAAGTGCGAATCCCTGGCGTTGCATGAAGCGACGAACCCAGTAAATGGAGCCCTTGAATTGTTCCTTGGGCAGTCCAGATTCTCGGGCGATCTCGATAGCTTTGATGCGGATGAGTTCTGCTGTCACTGGCAAAGATCTGGCACGATGCTCGCGGACGAAAACCGCCACCTTGTCTTCGAGCTCCGGGTGCACCGCGCGGCGCCCGCGGAAGGACGTCTTCCGCGCGTTGCAGGCAGACAGCTTGACTTTCTGCGTTCGCCAGTACCGGACACTTTTTTCCGAGACGCCAAGTTGCCACTGGACGGACATGTTCCCATGCATTTCAGTATATTCATTGACTCTTTTTAAACGCCGCGGTGAACTGACATCGAGTACTCGTATTCATTTTGCGGGTTGTCGGGAAATTAGCAACGCCAGGAACGATTGCTGCACAAAAAGGGAAGATGGTGTCAGTCCAACTGCCTTGTCCGCGTTAGTCACCAAGGAGGCGATAACGATGCGGATGCCTGAAGGTCTGCGCTCCTACATGTTGCCAGACGACTATTCAGGTTGTGCCAAGGGCCGGTATATAAGTCAAGGGGTGACcttttagtaatatttttttgaaaaaacctcgacctatattccgtACTATGCGGTATGTGCAGTATATGCTAAGCACTTATTATGCACATTTTGTACGCTCACACTAGTCTGCATCATTGTGATATCGCCTTCTGGCACAAGAAACTAAGTGGGCGTGTGTGCCTTGTTTTTTCTCAGCACGAGATGAATTGGATCGGCTGTCACAACAGGCCAAGGGTCTCTGGCTTGCCTGCCAGGGCCTGAGGCACACTTTAGTCCACGGGCCAGCCAGTGGCACCAGTGGGCCGCAGTCGCTGACCGCAGACGTGCAGCTTGTGGAGCGGGCGGCACCAATGAGCCCTTATGTGCCCCTTGTGTTGGCCTCCATCCCTGAGGAAGCCCTGACACGTGGGGTCTACCCAGAAATAGCCTTGAAAGAGCGCTTTGCACATGTGGAGCGTGCTTGCCGTCGTGTTGCCCTTGTTGATGACCAGAGACCCTCATCGCTACTTCGATACTTGGCCTCCTACTTGCAGTCGCTGTGTGTCATCTACCCCAAGGTCAGCAACTGCAGTCTTCTCTATGTAACTTGTGTATGCTTTAGTGGCTGTGAATTGCTAAGTGATGTTTCAACATTCATGCATTTGTAGCAGATCCTATGCATGGAAATGATACCTGCTTTTTTTAATCAGGAACTCTCCCCAACAAAGAAACTTGGAGTGGTGCATGTGCGCACTGTACATAACAGTTCTAGAATTCCAACAAGTGACCGTCACTGTCACTCGTATATTTCACACAGACATCAGTGCACTGATTTGCATATAATGTACTTGTAGTGTCGGCATCAAATGAAATGCAGAGCGCATGACTGAAGCAGAACTGGAGGTTTAGTGCATGCCTTCCAGTCATTATTGTCAGATGGGCACATACGGCTTGACAGCGCTGTGCGATGATGCTCCCCCTATACtgcataccgtatttattcgaatctagccgataattttttttttccaaacaatcatatacagtcaaacctcgatatatcgaacacggatatatcgaattattgcgtatatcgaacactttctttatcacgtggaaaatcgcatgcatttttaattttttatttcgaacggggccggatgtaaaatggatatatcgaactccgccgccccagaccaagtgcgctctgttgacaggaggcgagctttcccgcaacactctcgaagatagcggcggcgcgatgggCGTTCCGGACTTTCcggactagggtgcctcgatgtcctcctcgcccggagcggcgggcgaggaggacatcgaggcaccctattccggacggctgcgtacgacagctgcccacatcggttgcgccgagggcgccatttgaacgtggcggcgtacacacgcggcggcttggagccagcacggccgcctcgatcaagcgcgcacggcggggcaagccgcctcgattacgcgcgcacggcggggcttgcccccgccgtgcgcgcgtgatcgaggcggccgtggagccagttggagcgctttgtcggtgctgagccacacagcatgtgcattgaggacttcgttggcggtgacgacagcaccggaacagtggcggagtttgctcgagccgcccatcgccgcaagccgcaccgcacgcgtgcggtcgcgcgaaatattgcacgtatcaaacacttgtgcacaaatttcggtttacgatgtgtaaggtatacactgtgcacacagtgtaaacggtaatttgtgcacaagtgctggatacgtgcaatttttcgcgcgaccgcaagcgtgcggtgcggcttgcggcgatgggcgacTCAAGCGTAACCGTTTGGAcaatgttgaggacgccgtggtcaagcacgcggttgccaatatgaagtaggctacgctgcttcagtactttcagcaaacaaaataaatactttgtttgaagcttcatgtgagtatctattgcgccacgattggttcattgattgatttgtgctagtttttgacgcgttttctacgtgattttatatatcgaattctggctatatcgaactattttgcgatcaccgcgctgttcgatatatcgaggttcgactgtaccaaACTCTAGGATTGGCTTAGATTTGAGGATTTTAAAAAACGCATCAGTTTttaattgaaaatgataaatatggtgcatagctagagccatctagaaaagtcaatATTGCAGCTGCTACTAGCcgcgccagtagccaactgaagtacagcCTCCGCATTTTTAGCTATATCGTGCAAGAACACTATAATATTCTTGTGCATCATCCTGAAGGGAACATCGTATTAAATGACCCTTGCACAGAAAAGTGCTTAGTGCGCTACTTCTGCCGGTCTCTGGTTATCGCCGTTTTAAGGCCCTGAAATTACGCATGATGGGCGCTCGCGTGATGTAGCTAAATATGTGGGAGGCTGTACACGAGCAATGTTACAGTTTTGACGCGTGTCGTATCGGCATGCGGCGTGGCATTATTATAATGGCACTAAACAGCcgatgccactatagtgccaacttcaaacaaaaagttgtgctagctgcaCAGGCATCATCAAATGTTCAAGCTGGGCGGGACTCAGCATCAATGAGAAAAATGTCCATCGTTGAAGGGGGCAACGGGAGACTCTTTGCATGTGCCACAGCGAGATGACAGCAGTAAGGAAGATAGTGAtgaggctagcagcgatgatgacGTAGAGTCAGCTCAGCATGTTCATATTCAATAAAGGCTGTTTTCATtctgtgaacgctgtcctcacgttttgtttggcctacattcgaggtaagttttCTGCTTCGGACATTCAGGGgttggcttagaatcggggccagCCTAAATTCGGGTAAATATGGTATTTTAGCTTCTGTTttccttgatttttcttttctcattttcgAATGATGAGCTGTTGTTGGTTGGGCTCTGATTGGcagaaaagttctttttatacttTCTCCACTGTTCTAGCTTTGAAGTAAAAAGAGAACCAGAACATAAACGAAAATATTGCAGTATAGGGGAAGCATCATCGCACAGTTCAGCAAAACCATATGTGCTATCGGTGTAAGATGAAACCTGAACAGTGGTGCGCAGGGAACAGTTTGCCCTGTACCAGCATCATTTCTTGCTTTCAAACaagagaaccagaacagaaaTGAAAATTGCTCATTGCGGTCAAACCAGACATGTACGCATGTAAATGGTCATGACTAGACGGCGCGCAAGATACCTGCAGTTATCCTTTGACCACACAGTCTGCTGTTCCTGTTTCATTTGACACGtatagtacagtcgaacccggctatatcgaactcgcaaaaaaacacctatcagttcgatatagagcataattcgatataagcctgctaaataattagatgtcataaaagcacataccatttataaaatcactttattgatgaaactagcttagtttcgcacgaaatagtcctgcattttcttctgcttgggcaatttca includes:
- the LOC140215356 gene encoding tigger transposable element-derived protein 4-like, whose protein sequence is MANRGSYHTLDLATKVEVLKEVEKGGAAKQDIARKYGIKPNTLSNYIKNKRTIMDAFENDRFKTSWKRMRTGAYPELEKALLFWIREARSNKLPLSGDIVAMKARTLAAMLGIDDFVSSDGWLMRFKDRHDLIFKSVCGEKASVNQETCATWKDGKLREYLAKYRPEDIFNADETALFYRLLPEKTLTFKDDDCAGGKRSKERVSVLIAANMTGTERYRLLVIGKATKPRCFKGAKTLPVDYEANKKAWMTAEIFKSWISKLDRKFASSNCKVLFLVDDCSAHVNVPALSAIRLAFLPANTTAVLQPMDQGIIKNVKVLYRRHLLERMILCMDNSAKYEVSLLSAIHMLARAWDRVKQETIANCFRACGFMAASSEDASEISAEEASTSELDGTNFGYALGDVNFEDYVAIDKAVETCGALTDSEIVEIIRPQGATQESDDDVEGEPQPKAVVVAAGLAPAEHFFAAEGNAEEAFRHIYSLQNLLSAARFGKQKQSKMTDYFS